In the genome of Paenibacillus sp. FSL R5-0766, one region contains:
- the fliJ gene encoding flagellar export protein FliJ, whose product MKFRYHFQKVVDLKSNEKTQAEWMLSTAIGKLQTEEEHLIQLLNDRNNLVGIIQSATENTASVNSLQEMQRYVHHLDECISRKNNDVKHAQVNVQRNQTFLNGKMVDEKVWLGARDKAKIKFQQDMLLREQNDLDEMATVRFAAKAGRAN is encoded by the coding sequence ATGAAATTTCGATATCATTTCCAGAAAGTTGTTGACCTGAAGAGTAATGAAAAAACACAGGCAGAGTGGATGTTATCCACAGCGATCGGTAAACTTCAGACGGAGGAAGAACATCTGATACAACTTCTGAACGATAGAAATAATCTGGTCGGGATTATCCAATCTGCTACGGAAAATACAGCGTCTGTAAACAGTCTGCAGGAGATGCAGCGATATGTACATCATCTTGACGAGTGCATTTCACGTAAAAACAATGATGTTAAACATGCTCAGGTCAATGTGCAGCGGAATCAGACGTTTCTGAACGGTAAGATGGTTGATGAAAAAGTATGGCTTGGAGCGAGAGACAAGGCCAAGATCAAATTTCAGCAGGATATGCTCCTCCGGGAACAGAACGATCTGGACGAGATGGCTACTGTACGCTTCGCTGCCAAAGCCGGACGCGCGAATTGA
- a CDS encoding DUF4088 family protein, producing MAVKDDSDMEKESGGGWEKFLMISIPIVFTVVLLGVLLTLFNVDIRNNLFEFANKIPVVKEWVPDPVLDPEKEKLEKSEQQVESAEATIEKLKSQVTAKETELKAAQEATTTEAKKATDLQKKLDDAEKAAETATAATPETESDYQKQIKDLAKMYADMSPSKAAPILQNMTNEEMVLLLNAMQSSARTKVLEKMDPKTAADVTMMMKDAKPSGDLALDALQSRLKKETAATSTASTTTSKNLDKNQLSQTFASMSASSGAKLLLETYKLSPDKTLTILNSVDDATRSQLLENMSSEDSVETAKILNKLMGNK from the coding sequence ATGGCTGTTAAAGACGATAGTGACATGGAAAAAGAATCGGGAGGCGGCTGGGAAAAATTTCTCATGATTTCCATCCCGATTGTATTCACCGTAGTATTGCTGGGCGTATTGCTTACGCTTTTTAATGTAGATATTCGTAATAATTTGTTCGAATTCGCCAACAAGATCCCGGTAGTTAAGGAATGGGTACCTGATCCTGTGCTGGACCCTGAGAAAGAGAAGCTGGAGAAAAGTGAGCAGCAGGTTGAAAGTGCTGAAGCGACAATCGAAAAGCTGAAGTCCCAAGTTACGGCAAAAGAAACAGAGCTTAAGGCAGCACAGGAAGCGACAACAACTGAAGCGAAGAAAGCAACAGATCTTCAGAAGAAGTTGGATGATGCGGAGAAAGCCGCTGAAACGGCTACAGCAGCAACGCCGGAAACAGAATCCGATTATCAAAAGCAAATCAAAGATTTGGCTAAAATGTATGCGGACATGAGTCCAAGCAAAGCTGCACCGATTTTGCAAAATATGACGAATGAGGAAATGGTATTGTTGTTGAATGCCATGCAGTCATCTGCTCGGACCAAGGTGCTTGAAAAGATGGACCCGAAAACAGCAGCCGATGTCACCATGATGATGAAGGATGCCAAACCGTCCGGGGATCTGGCACTGGATGCGCTGCAATCCAGATTGAAGAAAGAAACCGCAGCAACTTCAACTGCATCCACAACCACAAGCAAAAACCTGGATAAAAACCAGCTTAGTCAAACATTTGCTTCGATGTCTGCTTCAAGTGGTGCCAAGTTATTATTGGAAACATACAAGTTAAGTCCTGACAAAACATTGACCATTCTGAACTCAGTAGATGATGCAACACGCTCTCAATTGCTTGAGAACATGTCTTCAGAGGACTCGGTTGAAACTGCAAAAATTTTGAACAAATTAATGGGCAACAAGTAA
- a CDS encoding FliH/SctL family protein has protein sequence MSNLIKSFQYVPVDDRKKLENHHHYGGAEESEAELYGDSAEGSEAETLQARVDEETQRLTAEMLEDAKEFAEKQVREASEEAERMLQEAREQIDSWWQEQRQQDEHLTEALRSQGFQQGFEEGKVQAELDLQVQIEKMMIEAQEVLKEAYVAKDQIIQEAEPFLVELACGIAEKVIDKQLTIEPDHTLELIRQSLSRKREQGLITLCVAPDQFTFVQAAREELSLSIDSQAELQILPDSTVKDKGCVIRSSFGSVDARIDTQLAEIKKELVRIALEDEERKIQHEGS, from the coding sequence TTGTCTAATTTGATTAAGTCTTTCCAGTATGTACCCGTTGATGACCGCAAAAAACTTGAAAATCATCATCATTATGGTGGTGCTGAGGAGTCTGAAGCGGAATTATACGGTGATAGTGCTGAAGGTTCTGAAGCAGAAACGCTTCAAGCACGCGTGGACGAAGAAACACAACGTCTTACCGCAGAGATGCTGGAAGATGCCAAGGAGTTTGCAGAAAAGCAAGTACGTGAAGCTTCAGAAGAGGCAGAGCGCATGCTTCAAGAAGCCCGTGAACAGATCGACAGCTGGTGGCAGGAACAACGACAACAGGATGAACATCTGACCGAAGCACTACGTTCACAAGGTTTCCAACAGGGTTTTGAAGAAGGCAAAGTACAAGCTGAACTGGATCTCCAGGTGCAGATCGAAAAGATGATGATTGAAGCCCAGGAAGTGCTCAAGGAAGCTTATGTAGCTAAAGATCAGATCATTCAGGAAGCCGAACCGTTCCTCGTGGAGCTCGCTTGCGGGATCGCTGAGAAAGTCATTGATAAGCAACTTACCATTGAACCCGATCATACATTGGAACTGATTCGTCAGAGTTTGTCACGTAAACGGGAACAGGGTTTGATCACACTCTGTGTGGCACCTGATCAGTTTACATTTGTACAGGCAGCTCGTGAAGAATTGTCTCTGTCTATTGACTCTCAGGCAGAATTGCAGATTTTGCCTGATTCAACGGTCAAAGATAAGGGATGTGTCATTCGTTCTTCGTTCGGAAGTGTAGATGCGAGAATTGATACACAGCTTGCTGAGATTAAAAAAGAACTGGTCCGCATAGCACTTGAGGATGAGGAGCGAAAAATTCAACATGAAGGTTCTTAG
- the fliF gene encoding flagellar basal-body MS-ring/collar protein FliF has translation MNERIAQYRDKASQYWNSFSKKQKVLFISTFLFLILAAVVLTMQLSKTEYEVAFTDLNASDSAGVISYLDSSSIPYKLSSDGKTISVPSTSVAIAKVNVGSQGIIQNGSLGYKSFEESSSPIGMTDKEFDVKYNNAINGEVEQLLQRMQGIQDAKVLVNMPKDNIFAGLEEQDKASASVALQFKPGYHPNQAAVDGYFNLVKTAIPNLPVENITITNTDEAELIPTARGGSGGLSSEVQENMALQKKFENDVRNNVKQFLSQIVGEDKVNVLVASKLNFDKETRKENLVTPVDVDNMKGIEISVQEIQKSYTGASNPTGGVAGTGQEEVPGYPSSDATGNSTSEESSSTINYDVNRIAKDIISSPYTVKDLTINVAVEPPNGETELQGPVQDAIENILVNIVRASLADSGTVISDADLTKKVSVMSQGFQSASADNTGFQLSSTMMWGGGALIAALIAAVVILLVRRRRKQNEVEEEEIPLPIATEFPSITLDSVTNESQVRKQLESLAKKKPDEFVNLLRTWLADE, from the coding sequence GTGAATGAGAGAATCGCCCAGTACAGGGATAAGGCATCCCAGTATTGGAATAGTTTTAGCAAAAAGCAAAAAGTATTATTTATATCTACCTTCCTGTTTCTGATTTTGGCTGCAGTTGTGCTCACGATGCAGTTGTCCAAGACGGAATATGAAGTTGCTTTTACAGATTTGAATGCAAGTGATTCAGCGGGCGTGATCAGTTATCTAGATTCATCTAGCATTCCATACAAATTAAGTTCAGATGGCAAGACCATATCCGTACCGAGTACAAGTGTTGCAATCGCAAAGGTGAATGTTGGATCTCAAGGGATTATTCAGAATGGTTCATTAGGGTATAAGTCATTCGAGGAGTCATCATCCCCCATCGGGATGACGGATAAAGAGTTTGATGTAAAGTACAACAACGCTATAAACGGAGAAGTTGAACAGTTACTTCAGCGGATGCAAGGGATACAGGACGCTAAAGTACTCGTTAATATGCCGAAAGATAACATTTTTGCTGGTTTAGAAGAACAAGACAAAGCATCAGCATCGGTAGCTCTCCAATTCAAACCGGGTTATCACCCAAATCAGGCAGCGGTAGATGGCTACTTTAACTTGGTTAAAACTGCAATTCCTAATCTGCCTGTTGAGAACATCACGATTACGAACACAGATGAAGCAGAATTGATTCCAACTGCCCGAGGTGGCAGTGGCGGGTTGTCTTCCGAAGTTCAAGAGAACATGGCACTACAGAAAAAGTTTGAAAACGATGTCCGTAATAATGTAAAGCAATTCCTTTCCCAGATTGTAGGCGAAGACAAAGTTAATGTTTTGGTAGCCTCCAAGCTTAATTTTGACAAAGAAACACGTAAGGAAAATCTGGTCACACCTGTTGATGTAGATAATATGAAAGGCATCGAGATCAGTGTGCAGGAGATTCAAAAGAGCTACACTGGTGCAAGCAACCCAACAGGTGGTGTTGCTGGCACAGGACAAGAGGAAGTTCCGGGTTACCCATCATCTGATGCAACCGGTAATTCTACCTCCGAAGAATCATCAAGCACTATAAACTACGATGTTAATCGAATCGCCAAGGATATCATTTCCAGTCCGTATACTGTAAAAGACTTAACCATTAACGTTGCAGTTGAACCACCGAATGGAGAAACAGAATTACAGGGACCGGTTCAGGATGCAATTGAGAACATTTTGGTTAACATTGTTCGTGCTTCACTGGCAGACTCAGGCACTGTAATAAGTGACGCCGATCTGACAAAGAAAGTTTCAGTCATGTCACAAGGATTCCAGTCTGCCTCTGCAGACAATACAGGTTTCCAGCTTTCCTCAACGATGATGTGGGGTGGGGGCGCACTCATAGCGGCATTGATCGCAGCGGTAGTTATTTTGTTAGTACGCCGTCGCCGCAAACAAAACGAAGTCGAAGAAGAAGAGATTCCTCTTCCAATAGCAACAGAGTTCCCGTCCATTACGCTGGACAGTGTAACGAACGAAAGTCAGGTGCGCAAACAATTGGAGAGTTTGGCCAAGAAAAAGCCAGACGAATTCGTCAATCTGCTGCGTACATGGCTGGCTGACGAATAG
- the fliG gene encoding flagellar motor switch protein FliG, translated as MAKASSQGLTGRQKAAILLITLGPEVSAQIFKHLRDEEIEQLTLEIANVRKVDSSEKDMIMAEFHQICLAQEYISQGGINYAREILEKALGSSKALEVINRLTATLQVRPFDFARKADPNQILNFIQNESPQTIALVLSYLQFEQAAAILSSLPQEKQADVARRVAVMDSTSPEVISQVERVLEQKLSSTVTQDYTNAGGIESIVQILNGVDRGTERTILDSLEIQDPELAEEIKKRMFVFEDIVNVDDRSIQRIIRDIDNADLQLALKVASEEVRDAVFRNMSKRMSETFKEEMEFMGPVRLRDVEEAQTRIVGTIRRLEEAGEIIIARGGGDDIIV; from the coding sequence TTGGCAAAGGCAAGCAGTCAAGGTTTGACTGGCAGACAAAAAGCAGCAATTTTGTTGATTACATTAGGTCCGGAAGTATCGGCTCAGATCTTCAAACATCTGCGTGATGAGGAGATTGAGCAACTTACGTTGGAGATTGCCAACGTTCGCAAGGTTGATTCTTCCGAAAAGGACATGATCATGGCCGAGTTTCACCAGATCTGTCTCGCGCAGGAATATATCTCTCAGGGCGGTATCAACTATGCGAGAGAAATCCTGGAGAAAGCTCTGGGTTCATCAAAAGCACTTGAAGTCATTAATCGTTTGACAGCTACGCTGCAAGTCAGACCATTTGACTTTGCGCGCAAAGCAGATCCGAATCAAATTTTGAACTTTATTCAGAATGAAAGCCCGCAAACGATTGCCCTGGTTCTGTCTTACCTGCAATTCGAACAGGCAGCAGCGATTCTATCATCCTTGCCACAAGAGAAACAGGCAGATGTCGCTCGCCGAGTGGCTGTTATGGATAGTACTTCGCCAGAAGTTATCTCTCAAGTGGAGCGGGTTCTGGAACAGAAACTATCTTCTACCGTAACGCAGGATTACACGAATGCGGGTGGTATCGAATCGATCGTTCAGATTTTGAACGGAGTCGATCGGGGGACAGAGCGTACCATTTTGGACTCGCTCGAGATTCAGGATCCAGAGCTTGCAGAGGAAATCAAAAAACGCATGTTTGTATTCGAAGATATCGTCAATGTGGATGATCGTTCGATCCAGCGCATTATTCGGGATATCGACAACGCAGATCTGCAACTCGCACTCAAGGTGGCAAGCGAAGAAGTTCGGGATGCCGTGTTCCGGAATATGTCGAAACGGATGTCCGAGACATTCAAAGAAGAGATGGAATTCATGGGACCTGTGCGATTGCGTGATGTTGAGGAAGCTCAGACTCGTATCGTAGGAACGATACGCAGATTGGAAGAAGCCGGTGAGATCATTATCGCACGCGGTGGAGGAGATGATATCATTGTCTAA
- the hslU gene encoding ATP-dependent protease ATPase subunit HslU yields MNTQALTPRQIVAELDKYIVGQKKAKKSVAVALRNRYRRSLLPEHTQDDIVPKNILMIGPTGVGKTEIARRLAKLVGAPFVKVEATKFTEVGYVGRDVESMVRDLIETSLRMVKLERTEKVKDKAEEAANERIVHILAPSQSKSKNQRNPFEMIFGNNGNNVQEQDEPEPDTGVAERRRKIKFDLLSGKLEDDIIEIDVEDTAPNMMDMFAGQGNDQMGMNMQEMFGSLLPRRTKKRKLAIKEARKVLIQEEAGKLIDMDDVTQESIRRAEQTGIIFIDEIDKVASQGRGSGPDVSREGVQRDILPIVEGSTVMTKYGPVKTDYILFMAAGAFHVAKPSDLIPELQGRFPIRVELSSLTLEEFVSILTEPQNALTKQYVDLLRTENIEIEFSDEAIREIAKLAESVNQNTENIGARRLHTILEKLLEDLSFEAPELTLERMVITPEYVREKLNDIALDRDLSQYIL; encoded by the coding sequence ATGAATACTCAAGCGTTAACACCGAGACAGATTGTTGCAGAGCTTGACAAGTATATTGTAGGTCAAAAGAAAGCTAAAAAATCGGTAGCCGTAGCCCTTCGTAATCGTTATCGTCGTAGTCTTTTGCCTGAGCACACCCAGGACGACATTGTGCCTAAAAATATCTTGATGATTGGACCTACCGGTGTGGGTAAAACGGAGATCGCCCGTCGCCTTGCTAAACTGGTAGGTGCGCCATTTGTGAAAGTGGAAGCTACCAAGTTCACTGAAGTAGGTTACGTTGGCCGTGACGTTGAATCGATGGTGCGTGATCTGATTGAGACATCACTGCGGATGGTGAAGCTGGAGCGGACTGAAAAAGTGAAGGACAAAGCTGAAGAAGCGGCCAATGAGCGAATTGTACATATTTTGGCTCCTTCACAGTCTAAGTCCAAGAATCAGCGTAATCCCTTTGAGATGATCTTTGGTAATAATGGCAACAACGTTCAGGAACAGGATGAGCCAGAACCGGATACCGGGGTTGCCGAACGCCGCCGTAAGATCAAGTTTGATCTGTTATCTGGCAAGTTGGAGGATGACATCATTGAAATTGATGTCGAAGACACTGCGCCTAACATGATGGACATGTTTGCTGGTCAAGGTAATGATCAGATGGGCATGAACATGCAGGAGATGTTTGGTAGCTTGTTGCCTCGTCGTACAAAAAAACGTAAACTCGCTATTAAAGAAGCGCGTAAAGTGTTGATTCAGGAAGAAGCAGGGAAATTGATCGACATGGATGATGTTACCCAGGAGTCCATTCGCCGGGCGGAGCAGACAGGTATCATTTTCATCGATGAAATCGACAAGGTTGCCAGTCAAGGACGCGGTAGTGGACCCGATGTATCCCGTGAGGGTGTGCAACGTGACATTCTGCCTATCGTAGAGGGCTCTACAGTAATGACGAAATATGGCCCTGTCAAAACGGATTATATTCTGTTTATGGCAGCTGGCGCATTCCATGTCGCTAAACCCTCTGATCTGATTCCCGAGCTTCAGGGACGCTTCCCAATTCGTGTGGAGCTAAGCAGTCTAACATTGGAGGAGTTTGTATCCATTCTGACTGAACCCCAAAATGCACTGACCAAACAGTATGTGGATCTGTTGCGCACCGAGAATATTGAGATTGAGTTCTCGGATGAGGCTATTCGCGAGATTGCCAAATTGGCTGAATCCGTCAATCAAAATACAGAAAATATAGGTGCTCGTCGATTGCATACAATTCTTGAAAAGCTTTTGGAGGATTTATCTTTTGAGGCACCTGAGCTTACACTTGAACGTATGGTGATCACGCCGGAGTATGTCCGGGAGAAATTAAATGATATTGCGCTTGATCGTGATTTGAGTCAGTATATCCTGTAA
- the flgC gene encoding flagellar basal body rod protein FlgC translates to MNISNSFSISSSALTAQRLRMDVISSNIANAETTRASVSNGEAVPYKRKMVVLEPNKTSFGTMLQNQMRGSGSGDGVRVTEIREDQSPLKPVYDPSHPDANAEGYVFMPNVDIAKEMVDMISASRSYEANVTALNSTKAMISKALEIGR, encoded by the coding sequence TTGAACATTAGTAATAGTTTTAGTATCAGTAGCTCAGCTCTGACAGCCCAACGGTTGCGGATGGACGTTATATCTTCCAACATTGCCAACGCAGAGACGACGCGCGCGAGCGTATCCAATGGTGAAGCGGTCCCTTACAAACGTAAAATGGTTGTGCTTGAGCCGAATAAAACGTCATTTGGTACGATGCTGCAAAATCAGATGAGAGGTAGCGGTTCAGGAGATGGCGTAAGAGTAACGGAGATTCGCGAGGATCAGTCACCTTTGAAGCCTGTGTATGACCCTTCTCATCCGGATGCCAATGCAGAAGGATATGTATTTATGCCTAATGTGGATATTGCGAAAGAAATGGTCGACATGATCTCTGCTTCGCGTTCCTATGAAGCAAACGTAACAGCACTGAATTCAACCAAAGCGATGATCTCCAAAGCTTTGGAGATTGGAAGATAA
- the flgB gene encoding flagellar basal body rod protein FlgB, with translation MNLLNDISFKRLQGALDASNIRQRTIADNIANADTPYFKRSNVSFEEMLQGQMNGDMPVLKGKVTDARHFVIGPSSSVPTPVVNMDQSTSMNNNENNVDIDREMSLLAENQLRYNAYIQQVNEQIKIMRVGVEGR, from the coding sequence GTGAATCTTTTAAACGATATCAGTTTTAAAAGATTGCAAGGTGCACTCGATGCGTCCAATATCAGACAACGAACGATTGCTGACAACATCGCGAACGCCGATACCCCGTATTTCAAGCGCTCGAACGTTTCTTTTGAAGAAATGTTGCAAGGGCAAATGAATGGAGATATGCCTGTTCTTAAGGGTAAAGTAACTGATGCAAGGCATTTTGTCATAGGTCCTTCCTCTTCCGTACCAACGCCAGTAGTTAATATGGACCAGTCAACCTCCATGAATAACAACGAAAACAATGTCGATATAGACAGAGAAATGAGTCTTCTGGCGGAGAATCAGTTGCGTTATAACGCTTATATTCAGCAAGTGAACGAACAAATTAAAATCATGCGTGTTGGCGTGGAAGGGAGATAA
- the fliI gene encoding flagellar protein export ATPase FliI, with product MKVLSSQRYMEHLRQFDPVRINGKVTQVIGLMVESEGPDASIGDVCYIYPGKSAKPLQAEVVGFRDNKVLLMPLGELQSIGPGCDVVGTGKPLGVQVGSELLGKVLDGLGQPLDGSLLPSRMPMYSTSNTPVNPMDRPRVLETMGVGVRAIDGLLTVGKGQRVGIFAGSGVGKSTLMGMIARNTAADVNVIALVGERGREVRDFIERDLGPEGLERSVVIVATSDQPALIRIKGAVIATTIAEYFRDRGMNVMLMMDSVTRYAMAQREVGLAVGEPPAMRGYTPSVFASLPKLLERAGTGPTGSITAFYTVLVDGDDMNEPIADAVRGILDGHIVLNRSIANKGHFPAIDVLASISRVMKDIAPEEQLEAVNNMKRLMAVYKESEDLINIGAYQRGSNAAIDESIDQIDSIWNFTKQKVDEKVTLSEVQERLILEFARR from the coding sequence ATGAAGGTTCTTAGTTCACAGCGATACATGGAACATTTGCGCCAATTCGATCCTGTTCGTATTAACGGCAAAGTTACTCAGGTCATTGGTCTTATGGTGGAGTCAGAAGGGCCAGATGCAAGTATCGGTGACGTATGTTATATCTATCCTGGTAAATCTGCCAAGCCTCTTCAAGCCGAAGTTGTTGGGTTTCGAGATAACAAAGTGCTGCTTATGCCACTGGGTGAACTTCAATCCATCGGCCCTGGTTGTGATGTAGTAGGTACGGGTAAACCACTCGGTGTTCAGGTAGGCTCTGAATTGCTCGGTAAAGTATTGGACGGACTTGGGCAGCCGCTAGACGGTTCCCTTCTCCCATCCAGAATGCCGATGTACTCTACCTCCAATACTCCGGTTAATCCAATGGATCGTCCACGTGTACTTGAAACGATGGGTGTTGGTGTAAGAGCTATCGACGGATTGCTGACCGTAGGTAAGGGACAGCGTGTAGGTATTTTTGCCGGTTCTGGTGTTGGTAAGAGTACTTTGATGGGCATGATCGCTCGTAATACAGCAGCAGATGTCAATGTCATCGCGCTTGTAGGTGAGCGTGGACGTGAGGTACGTGACTTTATTGAACGGGATCTGGGTCCGGAAGGATTGGAACGTTCCGTAGTCATTGTTGCAACATCAGATCAGCCTGCCCTGATTCGGATTAAGGGAGCAGTTATTGCAACCACCATTGCAGAGTATTTCCGAGATCGTGGAATGAACGTGATGCTTATGATGGATTCGGTTACCCGATATGCGATGGCTCAAAGGGAAGTCGGTTTGGCCGTAGGTGAACCTCCGGCAATGAGAGGATATACGCCATCGGTTTTTGCGAGTTTGCCCAAACTGCTTGAACGAGCGGGTACAGGACCTACCGGTTCGATTACAGCCTTTTACACCGTTCTGGTTGATGGGGATGACATGAACGAACCGATCGCCGATGCGGTGAGGGGTATATTGGATGGCCACATTGTGTTAAACCGATCCATTGCGAACAAAGGTCATTTTCCAGCGATCGATGTGTTAGCCAGCATAAGTCGTGTTATGAAGGATATTGCTCCGGAAGAGCAGTTGGAAGCCGTTAATAATATGAAACGTTTGATGGCTGTGTACAAAGAATCTGAGGATTTGATCAATATTGGAGCTTACCAGCGGGGATCAAATGCAGCCATAGATGAATCCATAGACCAGATTGATAGTATATGGAACTTTACCAAGCAGAAAGTCGACGAGAAAGTCACCTTAAGTGAAGTGCAGGAACGTTTGATTCTTGAATTTGCAAGGAGATGA
- the fliE gene encoding flagellar hook-basal body complex protein FliE, whose product MIQNNMFSTQGIQPLQMKSVTESKPSTPAETIQSFGTYLQNALGSVAAQEAQSHEMSNQFLVGKANVDQVMIASEQALLSLQLTTQVRNKVVEAYQEIMRTQL is encoded by the coding sequence ATGATTCAGAACAACATGTTTAGCACACAGGGGATACAACCGCTACAGATGAAGAGTGTAACCGAAAGTAAGCCTTCTACACCAGCCGAAACCATTCAGAGCTTCGGTACATACTTACAAAATGCATTAGGGTCCGTTGCAGCACAGGAGGCTCAATCGCATGAAATGTCGAATCAATTTTTGGTCGGCAAAGCGAATGTGGATCAAGTGATGATTGCTTCAGAACAGGCCTTGTTAAGCCTACAACTCACAACTCAAGTCCGAAACAAAGTGGTCGAAGCTTACCAGGAAATTATGCGAACGCAGTTATAA
- a CDS encoding flagellar hook-length control protein FliK produces MSIVYQMASTATAKATGAGQTTGAQSKGSAAGASGEFLQTLAQSLSGGNTEGDSSSATGSLTANPLVFSFATSEEGEAASITAILNSLFTDLDSLDEALENDPALLAGLQTLIQQLYTQLSNPSGTNTEGSDESSNGAESVNTVPAIELSQHPAAVRFVLQDVLTQLVAGMNDPESNVAKNAPEFKHLLQSLQSQLQEAGVDTASNKGWTELKSILDTLTAVKDQSAQVAPNTSLQSSKQDSVVPQVLVAAVANSGTQVKDEAVTTSASNAGGEVEHSTIITAGELSLRSSGTTAGKPAEPVMQTSQFAKEMTQFVVNKLDIVQQKGFSEATISLRPEHLGKLDVQITLQNGQLVARFMTEHTMAKDMLEQQMTQLRSSLQAQGIQVERLEVTQNSSIGSQMYQDGGRQPGSNSQQQRRSREREEQSDDAIATAGIQEELRNWRSEQVEGNELQRDTFSAKA; encoded by the coding sequence ATGTCGATTGTATATCAAATGGCATCCACAGCAACTGCAAAAGCAACAGGAGCAGGTCAGACAACCGGAGCACAATCTAAAGGTTCAGCTGCAGGTGCCAGCGGTGAATTTCTCCAAACTCTTGCACAATCGTTATCTGGAGGAAATACAGAAGGTGATAGTTCAAGCGCTACTGGAAGCTTAACTGCCAATCCGTTGGTGTTTTCCTTTGCTACAAGTGAAGAAGGAGAAGCGGCATCAATCACAGCTATACTGAATTCGTTGTTCACGGACTTGGATTCACTTGACGAAGCTTTGGAAAATGACCCAGCTCTACTTGCAGGTTTGCAAACTCTGATTCAACAGCTGTATACACAATTAAGTAATCCTTCAGGTACTAACACAGAAGGTTCCGACGAGTCTTCGAACGGAGCGGAAAGCGTAAATACAGTACCCGCAATTGAACTGTCGCAGCATCCGGCAGCAGTACGTTTTGTTCTGCAAGATGTGCTTACACAATTAGTGGCTGGAATGAATGATCCAGAGAGTAACGTTGCAAAGAACGCTCCTGAATTCAAACATTTGTTACAATCTCTGCAGAGTCAGCTTCAAGAGGCTGGAGTGGATACCGCGAGTAACAAAGGATGGACTGAACTGAAATCCATACTGGATACATTGACTGCAGTTAAGGATCAGTCTGCACAAGTCGCTCCAAATACTTCGCTTCAATCATCCAAACAGGATTCTGTTGTACCACAAGTTCTTGTTGCGGCAGTGGCGAATTCTGGAACCCAGGTGAAAGATGAGGCTGTTACCACATCTGCTTCAAATGCAGGTGGAGAAGTGGAACACTCAACCATCATTACTGCAGGAGAGCTGTCCTTGCGTTCATCAGGTACAACAGCAGGAAAACCGGCTGAACCAGTAATGCAAACATCACAGTTTGCCAAAGAAATGACACAGTTTGTTGTTAACAAGCTGGATATTGTCCAGCAAAAAGGATTTTCCGAGGCGACTATCTCACTTCGGCCTGAGCATCTAGGGAAGTTGGATGTTCAAATTACCTTGCAGAACGGGCAGTTGGTTGCACGGTTTATGACTGAGCACACGATGGCTAAAGACATGCTTGAACAACAAATGACGCAGCTGCGTTCTTCACTTCAAGCCCAGGGAATTCAAGTGGAACGACTTGAGGTTACACAGAACAGTTCAATCGGATCACAGATGTATCAGGACGGAGGCCGTCAGCCGGGAAGTAACTCTCAGCAACAACGCCGTTCGCGTGAGCGTGAAGAACAATCGGATGATGCTATAGCTACAGCAGGGATTCAAGAAGAATTGCGTAACTGGCGTAGCGAGCAAGTCGAAGGAAACGAATTACAGAGAGATACGTTTAGTGCTAAGGCTTAA